Proteins encoded together in one Onychomys torridus chromosome 1, mOncTor1.1, whole genome shotgun sequence window:
- the Mex3b gene encoding RNA-binding protein MEX3B → MPSSLFADLERNGSGGGGGGGGGGGSGGSGGGETLDDQRALQLALDQLSLLGLDSDEGASLYDSEPRKKSVNMTECVPVPSSEHVAEIVGRQGCKIKALRAKTNTYIKTPVRGEEPVFVVTGRKEDVAMARREIISAAEHFSMIRASRNKNTALNGAVPGPPNLPGQTTIQVRVPYRVVGLVVGPKGATIKRIQQQTHTYIVTPSRDKEPVFEVTGMPENVDRAREEIEAHIALRTGGIIELTDENDFHANGTDVGFDLHHGSGGSGPGSLWSKPTPSITPTPGRKPFSSYRNDSSSSLGSASTDSYFGGGTSGSAAATSRLADYSPPSPALSFAHNGNNNNNGNGYTYTAGEASVPSPDGGPELQPTFDPAPAPPPGTPLLWAQFERSPGGGGGSAAPVSSSCSSSASSSASSSSVVFPGGGANSTPSNANLGLLVHRRLHPGTSCPRLSPPLHMAPGAGEHHLARRVRSDPGGGGLAYAAYANGLGAQLPGLPSSDTSGSSSSSSSSSSSSSSSSGLRRKGSRDCSVCFESEVIAALVPCGHNLFCMECANRICEKSEPECPVCHTAVTQAIRIFS, encoded by the exons ATGCCCAGCTCGCTGTTTGCAGACCTGGAGCGCaacggcagcggcggcggcgggggaggCGGCGGCGGGGGAGGCAGCGGTGGCAGCGGCGGGGGAGAGACTCTGGATGACCAAAGAGCCCTGCAGCTTGCGCTCGATCAGCTCTCTCTTTTGGGGCTGGACAGTGACGAGGGTGCCTCTCTGTACGACAGCGAGCCCCGCAAGAAGAGCGTGAACATGACCGAGTGCGTGCCGGTACCCAGTTCCGAACACGTCGCGGAGATCGTAGGGCGGCAAG GTTGTAAAATCAAAGCTTTGAGGGCGAAGACCAACACTTACATCAAGACCCCAGTTCGCGGGGAGGAGCCTGTCTTTGTTGTGACGGGCAGGAAGGAGGATGTGGCCATGGCTCGGAGGGAGATCATCTCCGCCGCGGAGCACTTCTCCATGATCCGAGCCTCTCGTAACAAGAACACAGCCCTCAACGGCGCTGTTCCTGGGCCGCCCAACCTGCCGGGACAGACCACTATCCAAGTGAGGGTACCATATCGCGTGGTGGGGCTCGTGGTGGGGCCGAAGGGCGCCACGATCAAGCGCATTCaacagcagacacacacatatattgtgACACCCAGCCGGGACAAGGAGCCAGTGTTCGAGGTGACCGGGATGCCAGAAAACGTGGATCGCGCTCGAGAGGAGATCGAGGCTCACATTGCGCTCCGTACCGGTGGCATCATCGAGCTGACAGACGAGAACGACTTCCATGCCAATGGCACAGACGTGGGCTTTGATCTGCATCACGGGTCCGGCGGGTCCGGGCCCGGCAGCCTCTGGAGCAAACCCACCCCAAGCATCACTCCTACCCCTGGCCGCAAGCCCTTCTCCAGCTATCGCAATGACAGCTCCAGCTCGCTTGGCAGCGCATCGACAGACTCTTACTTCGGTGGTGGGACCAGCGGCAGCGCAGCTGCCACTTCACGCCTGGCGGACTACAGCCCTCCCAGCCCTGCGCTCAGCTTTGCCCACAatggaaacaacaataataacgGCAATGGTTACACCTACACAGCGGGGGAAGCCTCCGTGCCTTCCCCGGATGGTGGTCCTGAGCTGCAGCCTACTTTCGACCCAGCTCCCGCCCCACCACCTGGGACACCCCTTCTCTGGGCCCAGTTCGAGCGATCGCCCGGAGGTGGAGGTGGATCTGCAGCCCCAGTatcctcttcctgctcttcctcggCATCCTCATCTGCCTCGTCGTCCTCGGTGGTCTTTCCCGGCGGTGGCGCCAACAGCACACCCTCCAATGCCAACCTGGGGCTGCTAGTGCACCGCCGGCTGCACCCAGGCACCAGCTGCCCGCGTCTGTCTCCACCCTTACACATGGCCCCAGGGGCAGGAGAGCACCACCTAGCTAGGCGTGTGCGAAGCGACCCAGGCGGTGGAGGTCTGGCCTATGCCGCCTATGCTAATGGGCTAGGGGCGCAGCTCCCGGGTCTGCCTTCGTCGGACACTTCGGGCTCCTCCTcgtcctccagctcctcctccagctcttcctcctcttcctctgggcTGCGGCGCAAGGGCAGCCGCGACTGCTCTGTGTGCTTCGAGAGTGAAGTGATCGCCGCGCTGGTGCCCTGTGGCCACAACCTCTTCTGCATGGAGTGTGCCAACCGCATCTGTGAGAAGAGTGAGCCCGAGTGTCCCGTCTGCCACACCGCGGTCACTCAGGCCATCCGCATCTTTTCCTGA